CGCGTGACGCGCGCTCAAGCCGTTCGGCAATCAGAACGGCACTGTCAAACACGGCGTCCACCTGTTCAGCATTGTCTTCGAGGCTCGCGGTAAACCGATTGACATTGGCAACAGCCTCTTCGGCCTGGCCGAGAACGCTATCAACGCGCGCTCCCGTGCCCGGCAACACCTCGGCGAAGGCGGAAACGTCAACAACAACTTGTCCAACCAGGGTTGGGTCAACAGCATTGACCACATCTTGAACGCCTTGAAGTGTATCGCTAAGCGCCGTGGATGAGGCCTCAAGGTTTTCGAACACACCCTCTCCGCGCGCAACAAGTGCACGCGCATCCTCACCGATTCCGCGGAACTCGGTCGACGCGAAGCGGATATTCTCAACCACTTCGGTCACTGCCTGCTCATCCACCGCGGCCAGCAGACGTTCAGAGCCGGAAATGATGCCTTCCAAGCGACCAGACAGGCCGGAGATCTCAACAGCAATGGCACCAACACCTTCCATGAGCTGCTGAATGCTATCGGACTGTTCAGCTATAGACCCCGTTATCTCGTTCACATCCGCAATCGTTTGAGTGAGGAATGGCTCGTTGACGAGCAGAAAGTTCTCAATCGTCTGCATTGCGAAGTCGGCGCGACCCAGCACGTTACGCGCGCCGTCGATCAAGTCTTGTACAGCGGAGATGCGTGCCTGCATGAAGGCTGGTTGATCGGGGTCGAGCAGCGGCGGCTCATCCATACTCCCCCCACGCAATGCGATGAACGCGGTACCCGTTATTCCCGTGATGCCCAAGGACGCGTCCGTATCCTGCCGCACCGGCGCGGTGGTGCGAACGAACGCGGAGGCAAGCGCTTCTGATGGGTTATCGGGATTGAGAGAAAGCGAGCGCACCTCAC
The sequence above is a segment of the Pseudomonadota bacterium genome. Coding sequences within it:
- a CDS encoding MlaD family protein, whose product is METRANHIVIGLFALAVMAAALAFVYWVVEFGDTEERAEIIFSFDGPVNGLNAGSPVLFNGIQIGEVRSLSLNPDNPSEALASAFVRTTAPVRQDTDASLGITGITGTAFIALRGGSMDEPPLLDPDQPAFMQARISAVQDLIDGARNVLGRADFAMQTIENFLLVNEPFLTQTIADVNEITGSIAEQSDSIQQLMEGVGAIAVEISGLSGRLEGIISGSERLLAAVDEQAVTEVVENIRFASTEFRGIGEDARALVARGEGVFENLEASSTALSDTLQGVQDVVNAVDPTLVGQVVVDVSAFAEVLPGTGARVDSVLGQAEEAVANVNRFTASLEDNAEQVDAVFDSAVLIAERLERASRGLDALLGQVGGLLGEDETRGLIGDARDAARALRNVAVAFEGQSGQIADGLARFSGRGLQDIEALVTDGRRVLSRIDRVVSSLERDPQQLIFGDGATPEYQPQRR